A single region of the Glycine max cultivar Williams 82 chromosome 20, Glycine_max_v4.0, whole genome shotgun sequence genome encodes:
- the LOC100805975 gene encoding calmodulin-like protein 8: MKEVLSEDLIVEFLEAFCLFDRDGDGCITMEELASALRTLNQNNPRKEELQIMMNEVDMNGSGTIEFGQFLNLMARKMKQSEAEEELKEAFKLFDKDQDGYISPTELLSAMRNIGVKITEEELEHMIRLADLDGDGRVNYEEFMRMMTV, encoded by the exons ATGAAGGAGGTGCTGAGTGAAGATTTGATTGTTGAGTTTCTAGAAGCCTTCTGTCTTTTTGACAGAGATGGAGACG gCTGCATAACCATGGAGGAATTAGCTAGTGCACTTAGAACACTGAATCAAAATAATCCTAGGAAGGAAGAGTTGCAAATCATGATGAATGAAGTGGatatgaatggcagtggaaccATAGAATTTGGGCAGTTCTTGAATCTCATGGCCAGAAAAATGAAG CAAAGTGAAGCAGAAGAGGAATTAAAAGAAGCTTTCAAACTGTTTGACAAGGATCAAGATGGTTACATATCACCCACTGAG TTGTTATCTGCGATGAGAAATATTGGAGTGAAGATCACAGAAGAAGAGCTGGAGCATATGATCAGACTGGCTGATTTGGACGGTGATGGACGAGTTAATTATGAAGAGTTCATGAGGATGATGACggtttaa